In Pseudofrankia saprophytica, one genomic interval encodes:
- a CDS encoding non-canonical purine NTP pyrophosphatase gives MIERISLITGNKGKAAEYATLLGIDVRAAKEDLIEIQSLDVAAVVERKAADAYAKLRGPVLVDDTGLTVNAWNGLPGALVAWFLGSVGTQGILDMAASLTDRAASVTTALGYADANGIRVFTGTLQGTLATERRGTGGFGYDEIFVPAGGDLTFAEMSSEQKNLVSHRRRAVDALRAEFGIPGS, from the coding sequence ATGATCGAGCGCATCTCACTGATCACGGGAAACAAAGGCAAGGCGGCCGAGTACGCCACCCTGCTGGGCATCGACGTACGGGCCGCCAAGGAAGACCTGATCGAGATCCAGTCTCTCGACGTCGCGGCCGTCGTCGAACGGAAGGCCGCCGACGCCTATGCCAAGCTGCGCGGCCCGGTGCTCGTCGACGACACAGGCCTGACCGTGAATGCCTGGAACGGCCTCCCCGGGGCACTCGTCGCCTGGTTCCTCGGCTCCGTCGGTACCCAGGGCATCCTCGACATGGCTGCCAGCCTGACCGACCGCGCCGCGAGCGTCACGACCGCACTCGGCTACGCCGACGCGAACGGAATCCGAGTCTTCACCGGAACCCTCCAGGGAACGCTGGCCACCGAACGGCGCGGCACAGGCGGCTTCGGCTACGACGAGATCTTCGTACCAGCCGGCGGAGACCTGACCTTCGCCGAGATGTCCAGCGAGCAGAAGAATCTCGTCTCCCACCGCCGGCGCGCGGTCGACGCCCTGCGCGCAGAATTCGGAATCCCCGGCTCCTGA
- a CDS encoding DUF4345 family protein translates to MDTGRLSSAALMMSGAAGVVMPVRFATALDLPATTGRGRAETRAGLGGTYAALGGWALVSRAPAARTAVGVTWLGAAAARLVSLKIDRPRTDWIFWLSLAMEVGLGTAALVSRPAAGETTAD, encoded by the coding sequence ATGGACACGGGCCGGCTCAGCAGCGCGGCATTGATGATGTCAGGGGCGGCCGGAGTCGTCATGCCGGTGAGGTTCGCCACCGCGCTCGACCTGCCAGCCACGACCGGCCGCGGCCGCGCCGAAACGAGGGCCGGCCTGGGTGGCACCTACGCGGCTCTCGGCGGATGGGCGCTGGTCAGCCGCGCTCCGGCTGCCCGCACCGCCGTCGGCGTGACCTGGCTGGGCGCGGCCGCGGCCCGGCTGGTCTCGTTGAAGATCGACCGCCCGCGCACCGACTGGATCTTCTGGCTCTCCCTCGCCATGGAGGTCGGGCTGGGCACAGCGGCGCTGGTATCCAGGCCCGCGGCGGGAGAGACGACGGCCGACTGA